In a genomic window of Dyadobacter fermentans DSM 18053:
- a CDS encoding potassium-transporting ATPase subunit F: MAALFIVSILVFVYMCYVLVKPEKF; the protein is encoded by the coding sequence ATGGCCGCACTATTCATCGTCTCGATCCTGGTTTTCGTGTACATGTGCTATGTACTCGTGAAGCCCGAAAAATTCTAA
- the kdpA gene encoding potassium-transporting ATPase subunit KdpA has product MNTELFGIIALFVGTVALAVPFGKYIAKVYGGEKTLLDPVLGPLEKGFYRLSGIRPNVEMSWKEHLFALLTINMVWFFLGMLVLMNQGWLPLNPDGNPSQSADLAFNTAISFVVNCNLQHYSGETGMSYLGQLFLMFLQFVTAGTGMAAAAVVIMAIKERTTDKLGNFYDLFVKSCTRILLPVSFVIALILLSNGTPMTFNGKDTMVTLQGDTVQVSTGPVAAFVPIKHVGTNGGGFFGANSAHPLENPNYATNMTEMFGQMIIPLAMIFALGYYVKRKRLSWMIFSVMTLGFLLLTIPTIVTELHGNPKIAQMGIDMSCGAMEGKETRFGTTASAFWSIATTVISTGSINSMHDSFMPVSGLTQMLSMMTNAFYGGAGAGILNFYIFIILAVFISGLMVGRTPEFMGKKIEAREMKIAMIVALLHPLLILAATGLGVSLPGLTAGTLNNPGFHGFSEMLYEYTSSAANNGSGFEGLGDNTPWWNISCGIVLILSRFIPIIGPVAIAGILAGKKHVPQSAGTLQTDTGTFGIMVFAVIVIITALSFFPALTLGPIAEYFSMQ; this is encoded by the coding sequence ATGAATACTGAATTATTTGGCATTATCGCATTGTTCGTCGGCACGGTCGCATTGGCGGTTCCGTTCGGGAAGTACATTGCGAAAGTATATGGAGGAGAAAAAACGCTCCTCGATCCCGTTTTAGGCCCTCTTGAAAAAGGATTTTACCGGTTGAGTGGCATTCGCCCGAATGTTGAAATGAGCTGGAAAGAGCATTTGTTTGCATTGCTGACGATCAACATGGTCTGGTTTTTCCTCGGCATGCTGGTTCTGATGAACCAGGGATGGCTTCCGCTCAATCCCGACGGCAACCCATCGCAGTCCGCCGACCTGGCATTCAATACCGCCATTTCGTTCGTCGTGAACTGTAACCTGCAACATTACTCGGGCGAAACGGGCATGAGCTATCTCGGGCAACTGTTCCTGATGTTCCTCCAATTCGTTACCGCCGGCACCGGTATGGCCGCCGCGGCGGTTGTGATCATGGCCATTAAAGAACGCACGACCGACAAGCTCGGCAACTTCTACGACCTGTTCGTCAAATCCTGCACCCGCATCCTGCTGCCGGTTTCGTTTGTGATTGCACTAATCCTGCTATCAAACGGCACGCCGATGACATTCAACGGCAAGGATACCATGGTTACCCTACAAGGCGATACCGTGCAGGTTTCCACCGGCCCGGTCGCCGCATTCGTGCCCATTAAGCATGTAGGGACCAATGGCGGTGGATTTTTCGGTGCCAACTCGGCCCACCCGCTCGAAAACCCCAACTACGCCACCAATATGACCGAAATGTTCGGCCAGATGATCATCCCTTTGGCAATGATTTTCGCATTGGGCTATTATGTTAAAAGAAAGCGGCTGTCCTGGATGATATTCAGCGTGATGACGCTCGGCTTTTTGCTCCTCACCATTCCGACGATCGTCACCGAACTGCACGGCAACCCGAAAATTGCGCAAATGGGGATTGATATGTCCTGCGGCGCCATGGAAGGAAAGGAAACGCGGTTCGGGACCACGGCCTCCGCATTTTGGAGTATAGCCACGACCGTTATCTCCACGGGCTCCATCAATTCCATGCACGACAGCTTCATGCCGGTGTCGGGGCTTACCCAAATGCTCTCCATGATGACCAACGCATTCTACGGAGGCGCGGGCGCGGGTATCCTGAACTTCTACATATTCATCATCCTCGCGGTGTTTATCAGCGGGTTAATGGTCGGCCGCACGCCCGAATTCATGGGCAAGAAAATCGAAGCGCGCGAAATGAAGATCGCCATGATTGTGGCCTTGCTGCACCCGCTGCTGATCCTCGCCGCCACTGGATTAGGCGTGTCGCTGCCGGGGCTTACGGCTGGTACGCTCAATAATCCCGGCTTTCATGGGTTTAGCGAAATGCTTTATGAATACACCTCTTCGGCAGCCAATAATGGCAGCGGTTTCGAGGGGCTGGGGGACAATACGCCGTGGTGGAACATCAGCTGCGGGATCGTGCTGATCCTCTCGCGGTTCATTCCGATTATCGGCCCGGTAGCCATTGCGGGCATTCTGGCGGGCAAAAAGCATGTGCCGCAAAGTGCGGGCACGCTCCAAACCGACACCGGGACATTCGGCATCATGGTGTTTGCCGTGATCGTCATCATCACCGCATTATCCTTTTTCCCAGCATTGACCCTCGGGCCGATCGCCGAATATTTTTCAATGCAATAA